In the genome of Carassius carassius chromosome 12, fCarCar2.1, whole genome shotgun sequence, the window CCCAATACATGAGAATAATTAGAAGAGAGTACAATTAGAGCTGCATGTAAAAGGTGGATGATATGAATGGGTTTTTGACCTGCAGCTCCTGCTCTGAGAGGCAGCGTGTATTGCAACAGGAGCCCTGGATCCTCACAGCTGAGATGCCCTCGGAGTCACAGACCTCGAAATACGGCGTGAACATGCTCCACCTGTTAAAAACCTCAAGGCTTATAACAGTCTTAAATCAGTGGATTTGGTTTTAGAAGTTTGGATAAGAAGAGTTTTTTTCTGAACCTAGTGaatgttcatttgtgtgtgactGATATTATTTTAGCTTGATATGACCTGATGCTGAAAGGCAACAAACAAACACGGCATGGTCTTTGTTCATGGCTGTCCTGAGAAGGAGGTCATGTTGATGGTTTCATCTCAGAACATTCACCACATCTCTCCCTATTCAGGCTGAGAGAGGTTACTGGAGGGTTTTTGTTGGGTGCAGTTAGTAGAAACACAATGATGACCTTATCTGACAGAACAGTTGGCATCATGATGAAACATGATGTGGATGGCTCTGTCTGCATAATAGGTTTACAGTACAGGAGATTACATCACCATTATACAAGAGTTAGAGTTAATTTGATTGGACCAGAGCAATGATACAgtagttaactaaaattaaaaccaataatgaaaaccaatcaaattaaaaccatatagtatctcagtgatactaaaataacactggatctGAAACGCATGctgatattttattataacacTAGGATGTTTGCATCTGTATATTCAAGTGCCTTAAATATCACGCTAATTGTTTTGCATGTCAATCACATGGCTTTTTCTTGTCTTTAAGTGTCTGATTCTTGCAGTGTGGATTAATATTCCAGCTGCATGAGAGTGAGATCTGGTTTGCTGTTGATCTCTACCTTTGGTGAACTGTCCCAATAAGCTCTCTCTCTGGTGTGTAGGCCCTTATTTCCATCAGGCAGCAACCGAGCCAGCAAATCTCTGCTCTCAGGGGCCTCTCAAACAGGAAAACGCACTCTGCATCCTTATCAAAGCCTCGTAGTGAACAGGCTCGAGCTGGACCGCAGCATTGCATACACATGCATGCGCTCTCTAACAAAGACGCAACACAGAAAGAggttttgtgacatatcagttGTGCTCAAAGTTTATATGTGGCTGCATGTTTTGGTGGCTTTGACAATGCAAATGACATCATCTTAAAGAGTGGCACACAATATCATCATTTAGCACATACAGTAGACTATTTCATATTTACCTTCCACAGCCACAAAGAGCTGGTCCCCGGTTTCAGTGGAGATGCTGTATGTTCTCCGGGCTACACACTGTGGACCTGAGACATCACACAAATATAAACCTTTATTAAACCTTaccatattatattaatttatatactgtGAGTATCTCAAACCAAGTCCAAGCTGTTTTACCttttataaatatgcatttaaaattgtaattattatcatttacttatttagttatttactttaaatcattatttattaattattttattagtagtatttaaTCCATTCTTATATAATGattggtgctcaggaaacatttcttattattatcagtgttaaaaatgattgtgctgcttaatgcttTTTGTGGTAATATTTCTCTATTGTTATTGGTTGATGcgtagaatgttcaaaagaaaagtatagaaatcttttgtaaaattataaatgtatttactgtcacttttaataaattgcatccttgctgaataaaagtattaattacttttttttttaaaggactgACCATGCACTTTTGAACCGtatagtacattttaaattatcttAATTATCTTTTTTCAAAGCCAATCAGTGTCtgtcttttgaatattttttttttagtttgaagagttaataataataatttttgttaagtcacctttaaagttgttcttTCCAATACAAGTATTTTTCCTAAGAAAAATAGTCTATTAAACTGATTTGTAATATGacaatttatgttttttataaaattgtatgtatatatatttattttataaatgttttattcaccTTGCAGTTCTGGTCTGGCAGTAATATGAAGTCTTGTGACTGTTCTCAGAACAGACAGTTTTCCCAGTCTTTTACTGTCATTGTCTGTCTCTTTCCATCTAGGTCCTCCGTCCTGTCCTCTTGTCCTGCTAGTATCCCGGAGCACAGGAGTGAGGTCCTGCGTGTCTGTAGTAGGTCTAATCTGCCTGTGGAAAGCTCTGAAGAGCATGTCAATATGTTTCTCCCTTTCCAGACCAAAAGGAAGAGGCTGAGTGGTCACAGATGGGGAGGCCTGGTtggaagagagagaaaacacaggAGGTAAAATCATGGCATGTGAAAGCCAAAGTAAATATTTGTCAAATGTCACTGAAAATCAGTGTGAACGGTCTTCTGCAACCCATTTCATTTTCTCATAAAACAGGATATTCAATATGACAAAAGTAGAGGAGGGGTCAGAATGTAGAACGTCTAAATGTGAGTTTACTAAAACAATGCTTAAATTACCactttgaataaaaagaaaaaatatataaatgtaatataaaaaagattaaaagaaaatttgTATACACTATAAAACCAGAATAAATGagtataaaaagtaataaaagtatttttattaatttttttttaaataatttatctttgcaaaaagtgttttataactgTAATATAACTTATAATCTTTTCATATAATacccataaaataatataaaaacaatgcctaaaattaataatgaatacattactaaatattttttaattgtatttaagaaacaatttacttattaattttatacattatttactattattcatattttttaataacacaaaAATCTATATATTATTGCATATGCTAATTATTTAAaagatatattaatattaaaattaagacttttacataacaaaaataaatctaaataaaataaataaacaaggccATTTTTGATtctaataagtttttttttctttttgtgagaaAGCTTTTCTAGAAACCGTTAAAAATAGCAACAAATTAAAGAAAAGggcaaaattaaataataactgAAATATTGAATCTTTAGTCTTTTCTGCATCATTCGACTCTAGATgcactctcttttttcttttctttttttgaaagctTGTCATTAAGCCATAATTTGTTGAATAACTATGCTTACTATACATAATTTGTTGTGTAAAGACACTTTATGACATGAATCAATACCAATTCAGCTGCTAAATAGACACATCAACAACATATCTTACCATTTCAGTTCCTGAGGTCTTTGTGGCTGCTGGGCAGGTGCAGAAGTGACGGGATAAGGGTTTCCTTTACTGAGAAGCTTCAAATACTGTGTTAGTAGTTGTAATTCTACTCCTACACTGAACACCCACCTCCTGCCCTGCTCTCTCCTTCCCGGATCTGGTCTTTGTCAGACAGAAAAGTACCAGTCAGCCATGTAATTAAGATCCTCCTCAAGTTAGTGGGGGGTAGAGGACTAACCTGAAACAATTCATTTGATTTCATGCAGAAGATCATCATTTACATGTAGAaatttaccatttttattttcagcaaaGCATCAACTGTTGAATCACTACACAGAATTAAAGTTGATAAAGAAATTGACAGGCAATAACAAGCAAATAATATGACATTCATATTTATCAACATCTCATCAAAGCCAATTCAAGTTTCAAATGACTTCGGAACCAACCAGCTCTCTTCTCTGGAGACCTTCGATCACTTTTGTAAACATGAAGCACTTCTAAACTGAAGTGCTGAGAGCTCCTTTGCCATAGCTTAGAACAATCTGATGGCTTTTTGTCTCCAGAGTATCCTCAAGAAAGTCCTCTATACTTCTGCTGGAGTTTCTCTGAGTCTATCATTTGGTTTTTAACTTGCATTCAGCCTGTGATGTCTCCAGATGAGATTTCAGGCAGGTATTTTTTTGGGTCTCCAGGGAAGGGCTGAGACGGGGCCTGGTTGAAATGTCCCATCAGGAAGATTCCGATGGTGCCCAATATAAACAGTAGCGCCATGACGATGAAGCACATCCTGTCAATCACCCTGGCAACCAGAAACCATTCTTCATTTTCCTGCAGAGTGAGAAGAAAGGATGACTGGAATTTAGACGTCAACACTAGTTTTTCAGGGATTGGTAAGTTAAGCCCAAACACAAACATCCACTGTTCTTGTGTAAATAAGAGACACTTTCAGCCTCATGTTTGGAGAATTCTGGAACAGCCACTTACACTTTGAAAGTCATTTTGGTGCTTGGCACTTTCAGCAATGTGTTTACAGGAAGACACACACTGCTGCACTTCTGATGAAGCTGAAGCCAAACTGGATTCTAGATCCTGTGCTGTGTTCCCTCCCAGACCATTTTCTGAAGTCAGACCACAAAAGAGCTAATTAAAGGCCAGAAACCatatggcaaaataaataaataaataaatgtattttattttaaatatttactttaataaacGTATACTGTtacttcaatttaatgcatactttctgaacaaaaacattaatttcttaaatgtaaaaatgtacatttttaaacattcatttgtgttcctgtggcttaagtagagcattgcattagcagcgcaaggttgtgggttcaattcccagtaaacacatgttaggtaaaaaatgttagactgaatgcactgtaagtcgctttggataaaagcatctgctaaatgcattaatttaattttttatttaagaaaaataataaacattttatttaaaaaaaatcttactgaccccaaacttttgaatagtagtgtatataaTTTGTTCAGAGTTGTTAACTCACGTATTTTCTCTAAAGTGTTCTTCAGCAGCCCCTTTCTCTCCTTCAGTCGACTGAACATCAGCTCTGAGCGTGCTGTTCTGAACATGTATTCATCAGCCTTTGCTATTAATCCCAAAGAGCTTCGTCTCCTGCGGCGAAGTGGAGTGCCGTTGCCCAGggcaaacattttaaaatccccTTCCTCCTGCTCAGGTGTCCAGCGCTGCATCGTCATCCTCAGCAGACGAGGGAGGATATTCAGAAAGACCTGAGTAGCCCCAAAATGGAGGGAAAAGCGATTATGTAGCTTCAtgtataataataactttttcatTATGTCTTTATGGATTGGACTAAAAGCATAAAGATGGTTAGATCGTTCTGTTGTACCTTTCTGATGTTGTTGCTCATGGGGTGGGTGTTTGGAGTTCGCAGAGAAACATTCAACACCACGACACAGTTCATCACAGTTATTGTGGTCACCGACATCACAAACATCAGATACCTGCCAAAAGAACACAAATTTCTCTAGATAATGTGTGCTGGAACACACACTAGTGTATATACTGTTTATCTTATGTTGCACACATTGAATACAAGTTTATCAGAAACTGCTGAAAAGGTGTGATGAGTGAATAAAAACGCAGACTCACTTTCCGATGAGAGGAACAGCTTGGGAAGTTTCTGGCACTTTCTTGGCAATAAGGAACAGGAAGACAGTCTGACCGAGCAGGATTGCAATGGTCATAGTACATTTCTGTCCTCCAGCTATTATACACAAACAAGCAATTCAACATACTGATCACAAATATGCTTATGAACTGAATGATAACGTCTCCTGATTTGTTAGGTTAAAGTCTTACTGTAAAAATGAATCATTCACTTCATGTTGATTATCATGAAGCAAATTAGTTCATGTTAAAGCCATCTGCTGTCAATGGTTTTGGATGACATTATTAGCCATGCCATgtttaatcccccccccccccccaaaaaactttCTGCAATTGTAAGAACTCGCTGAAATAGAAGCTGTGCATTGTGACACCTGTTAGCATCCACTGGAGTCTGACCTTTGGCCGGCAGGAAGTAGACAAGTAACACAAGGGATGAGAAGAGGACACAGGGCACGATGATATTGATGATGTAGAACAGAGGTTTTCTCTGGATGATGAGGAAGAAGATGATCTCCTGGTACTCCAACTCATCTGGGCTGTATCGCTTGTTCACAACCTTCTTAGCAGGGCGGTGCTTAATAATCCATTCCCCATTCTCTGACCAATCAGGGCACAGGAAAAAATGATCATTAGTGGTGTCGACTGAGACAAACACTACTCTACTACTCTAAGGGATAAGGGATAAGGATATGAACAAAACCCTATCTTACAATATTAAACTTTGTCGTTTTGTATAATTGAAGGATAAAACTTTAGATTGTGAGGTTTGCTGAGTAGATTGTGCAATTGTATTTATAATGGGTCAAAACCCCTTAAACTCAGTAAACCAGTTTAAGGGTGGGATTATAGACcagttttaagttttttattattattattattattattatttttttacctgttATAAATACAATTACATAAAAAGTAAGCATCACAATTTGAAGTTTTATCCATAAATTATACGAAATGGTTCACATGCCAAAGAATCCAGAAGGGAGAATATCCAGAATTCagacattaatttttttaagttaaaatgtgatattactttaattgtatatttgtttgtattgtttgataaaattggcacacacaaaaaaagagagaactgttgcaaccacccaaaacaacaATTGatggtaaaaaacaaacaaacaaaaaaacagtcaggtaaaaaatatttttatagcgCTTATCACAATACACATCGTTTctgagcagctttacagaaaatcatgatgttaatgtttatagTAGATTAATATCTTAATGCCTTATAGTTGCATATATCAGGGCAATAGTATAGCTGATATATGAGATATGTTTTAGTATTCATCACCCTACATGAGTATACCCAACCTTTAATAAAAGCTGTATATAGTTATGTTttgtcacaaaaataaaataaaaattattcaggCAGTTGAAGCGTATCGCTCATACACGATGCAACACAACTGCACCTTCTGGCATGGATAGCCTGTTGATTGTAACAACTAAATTTTACttgatggcaaaaaaaaaaaacatgctataGGAGGTTTAGTACCAGTAAAAGCTTCTGGATCAATTTCAATCCACTCCATAGTGACATTGTCCTCGTCTGACAGCATCAGTTTGATTTCATTGGCATTGTACGTCTCTGATCTGCCAAAGCAACCAGAGTGAAAGCCAGAATAAAGCAACTTGTTCTGTTTCTATGTAAGCTATTTCCACCACTCAAGACTGTCAAGACAGACGGATCAGCCCTACCTGAACACCATGCTGCAGTTCTGCCAGTCAAAAGGGAAGTAGTTGACCTTGATGGCACAAGAGCTTTGGTAGATGGCAGGGGGCAACCAGACCACACTACCGTCAGGATCTATCAGAGCGTTAGTGTAGAGCGCCACCTCAAAACGTCCATCCACACTTCACACAGAAACAGGTATTTACAGGTCACATTTGATGGTCTAAAATACTCAAAATTGCAAATATGTTTCAGAATAGATACTTTCATaattaaaaactacaacaaaGTTGAAGATACAGTGAGATGATGGATTTTTACTACAGTCTCTCACTTGTTCTCCAGGCCGATGTCGGGCAGCCAGATAGCTTTAGAGGGAAGACGCATACGTGTTATGTTCTCATAGACCTCAAACCCTGTCCTGTTGGCCCAGCGGAGTCGATAATCATGCCATttctggaaagagagagagagaaagaaaggtaTTTTGCTCTGAAATCACtgcttaatttactgtacatatacagAGATGTTATTACTCTTACCATCTCAATCCAAACACAGGTGCTGAGGGTCTCTTCTTTCTCATTCTGAACATGAAAAAAGGATGACAAACCAGTCACATATTTCACATAGATTTAccttgtgtatacacacacatgcagaatTTACCAGAGAAATGAGGTTGGTGAGGGTCATCTTGATCTTCACATCAGTGATGTCACCATAGTTCTCCATAGGTCGAATGTTCTTGTTGTATCCCACCATTAGATCTCTGTGCAGAGATCCTTCTAGATTACAGATCACATCTGAAACACACAGGATGTCAATCTAACCCCTCATTTTATTATtcctcaaaaaataaaataataataaataataataataataatcatttgttcacttttattttaattgaggAAAGCTCTTCCACACATTTAGTTAAGGTCATTTGAAAAGTATAATGTTTTGTTGAATATCACTACAAACAACAACAGctgttcactgtaaaaaaaaatgattgctgCAATTTGTACAGAAATGGGAAGACccaaaaatgatgtcattaattaactaaaaatattgcatttaattaatttctaTAAAATTGAATTCAGTTCTGTgaaaagtgcatttttttttttggattttccaGTGGATTTTCatcttttcatttcatgttttcatttttggtctTGCACCAGTTGAAGATGATTTGGATGTATGTATTCCCCCCTCTTCTATTATGTATTGTAATGAAATTGTATTGTACATACATGTATTAAGCATGACTTATGTGTCCAAATACCAGCTGGGCCCTGGgaattttttttgtctctttgttCTTCCAAATTTTTTTGAGAATAGTCTTCATGCTGAACTTTAGTCTTGGTTGGTTTGTGTACACACACATTACAtctttacaattaaaataatctctttattactaaatatatatatttatgtaattatgtaatgCTCGTGTAAATCAACAAAGATTTAACACCCTATTTCCCGCCCTCTTTGCTGACACTCAGTTCTCTAGCTTTAACACTTTATAAAGGCAGAGTGTGAACATGTAAAAACCAGTGGTTTCATGAAGAATTTGTCCACTAGACCGAACCCATGCTGAATCACTGAAAACTTCACAAGGTCTTAATCCATGCAACTTTGTGCATAACAAACCCCTCAGAACTCAGAAGAACACACCATATTACCTGAGAATAAGAGTGATAGAAGGCTCCATAACCAGACGGTTTTTGAGGAAGAGATCAGTTCCATGTCTAAAATCCTCAGAGCAGCATTAGTGGAGAATGGCtctccagctgtgtgtgtgtgtgagggaaacACAGTTGTTTAGGAACGGGAAGGGTTACAGGAAAAATAGGTGTGGTTCCAAACTTGAATCCTCATTGTTATTTTCAGAAAGTCCACAGAGTCTGTACCCATACAGTTCCTCACATTTTCAGCTGTCactatacacacatgcatgtgcgcgcacacacatagCAAAGACCTCAAAGCGAGGTCACTGGAGCTagaagttttctctctctctgattttTCTCTGATGTCAAGCAGAGAGATAAGGTTACAGTATTTCCCACAAGTCAGTGCACAGATGGTGTCCCAGGCATGATTTGTGGAAGGATGTGTGTCATCAGCTGTCATGTGTTCATCTCTGTCTAACGATTGTCATCTGAGGTGACAAAGATGGTCAATACACCATAAATACCTATAAATTGCTTCATTTACAAATTGGGCTGGTTTAGATTTCAATTAGGATCTTAAGGGGGTAGTGAAGTTTAAGCATGTTTTATGCATGAATAGACAGTTTTCTGGAATTATTGAGTGATTGAGCAGAGCTGTGAGCTGTACTGTGGGTCAACGGGTGCTAATGGGGATCATATCCTCTATGGTATTATTTTAAGCCTAATGGTATCTCTAAGGCATACATTTCTGAGAGCTGCATTTAGTCTAATCTATGTTTTAGGATGTCTTGGAGATACATCAAATGAGAAACCTTGATACTTATCCATTTTTTGAAAATGCAGTAATCTGTTTTTTAGAGGCATTTAATTATTCACTTTTTCGTTTAAGAAACATCAATGCTTTATGTTACTTGGATACATGAAAAAGTTTTTTCTGCTTTGGATGTTTTTGAAACTATTTTAGTTGGTGGAACAAACAAGACAATAACTggtaacataaatatatatatatatatatttgtattttttttttacagaactgttgtataaaagcatttGAGCTGCTGGTTCACCTCATGTCTAAAGGAAcagatcaaacaaacaaatatgaaaacagacagacaggcagacagataaccagacagagagatagactaACAAATGAACACACAATCTGGATGGATTAATGGTTGTAAAAGATAGACAGATAGTCGaatttgaataaacaaataaacgaaagatagggattgatggatggatgcttTAATCTACATAGTTTGTTGTTGAAAAAACACGAATTTCATGATGTTTGACATGATGCTTAAAGACTGAGTAAAGGAAACAAGGGATCATAATATCTGATCATAGACAGAGAGCTCAGAAATATCATGTGTTGCCACCTTGCACCTCTACAATCCTTCACCGATGAGAGTTGGggtttatttttaacactttggAATTTTGGAATGACGGATTCTAGACTGGTTGTTTGTTTGAGGATCAGAGATACAGGTCTTATTAATACAAACTAATTCCATATAATTccattagaatagaatagaatagaatagaatagaatagaatacttTGGACTGGTACTACTTGCTTATTTTTTATTGCCAAGAGATGGATTAAAATTAAATTCTAGGCTAAAGTGTGATAAGAGCAAGTGCTTCCAAACCTGTCAATCATTACACAACAGCTGTTTGCATCACTACTGTGACAGTTCTTCTGGCATCAACTACCCCATCTCATGCATTATTTCTGTCTATTCATAATTCCAGTGGGGCTTTTAGTATTTGAGTCTTGAATCATACTCAAGGAATTCTATAAACATGCAAACCCATGAAACTATAGTTGATTGGCACTGAAAGTGAATTAACATTACTCTGAATAAATCACTTGAGCATGCTTCTTATGGGGAACATACTAGGTGGAACAGACAATGAGCTGCAACTGCCAATTATCATGTACTAATACAGCATTTCTCAATGTTCCTTAGGATCCTCCAGAATCTTTTAATGCTCATTTTGAAGCCCAGAGGATTGTCATCAGCTCCAGAtaaagaatcagaattaaattaTATGTTAGTAATGTAGGGACAACTGTCGCTGAACAGCACAATAAGCACATTACCCATATGCTGAAACACCTCAGAAATTAAATCTGAGCCAAACAAAAAAGCCCCCCCTGAGTTTGAGTTTCCAGCACTGCTTTCTGCTGACAGAGATGTTCAGCTGCCATGAACTGACATGATCATAGAAAGCGCAGTTTCAGTGGCCTTTAATTAGGGTGATTTCTCACACCAATTTCTTCCCTTTCCCATCTAATAAATCTTAAATCTGAAGGAAGAGGGATGGAGGTTGAAAGGTTAGGGTataaggctaaaagcagccaaatgtattaaacatcataaaccCGTATTTTTCGGCAACAACTAGATATGGGTGTCATGCAGGCTAATACAATTTGTTTAAtgggactgaatttgtatttaacggtataacaatttaaataaaaacattagaaaatgaTAATCAGGATATATAACGTTTCCTTTCCATAGTTATTCAAAgagtgaataaattatatatagaaagAGACATTGTCACTAACTGAACTAATT includes:
- the LOC132154639 gene encoding acetylcholine receptor subunit gamma-like gives rise to the protein MELISSSKTVWLWSLLSLLFSDVICNLEGSLHRDLMVGYNKNIRPMENYGDITDVKIKMTLTNLISLNEKEETLSTCVWIEMKWHDYRLRWANRTGFEVYENITRMRLPSKAIWLPDIGLENNVDGRFEVALYTNALIDPDGSVVWLPPAIYQSSCAIKVNYFPFDWQNCSMVFRSETYNANEIKLMLSDEDNVTMEWIEIDPEAFTENGEWIIKHRPAKKVVNKRYSPDELEYQEIIFFLIIQRKPLFYIINIIVPCVLFSSLVLLVYFLPAKAGGQKCTMTIAILLGQTVFLFLIAKKVPETSQAVPLIGKYLMFVMSVTTITVMNCVVVLNVSLRTPNTHPMSNNIRKVFLNILPRLLRMTMQRWTPEQEEGDFKMFALGNGTPLRRRRRSSLGLIAKADEYMFRTARSELMFSRLKERKGLLKNTLEKIQNGLGGNTAQDLESSLASASSEVQQCVSSCKHIAESAKHQNDFQSENEEWFLVARVIDRMCFIVMALLFILGTIGIFLMGHFNQAPSQPFPGDPKKYLPEISSGDITG
- the LOC132154645 gene encoding phospholipid scramblase family member 5-like; the protein is MASPSVTTQPLPFGLEREKHIDMLFRAFHRQIRPTTDTQDLTPVLRDTSRTRGQDGGPRWKETDNDSKRLGKLSVLRTVTRLHITARPELQGPQCVARRTYSISTETGDQLFVAVEESACMCMQCCGPARACSLRGFDKDAECVFLFERPLRAEICWLGCCLMEIRAYTPERELIGTVHQRWSMFTPYFEVCDSEGISAVRIQGSCCNTRCLSEQELQVVSSIGENIGCIWKRWPGYNEECNMDHEYFGLDVPQGMKLNTKVLLIAAVFLLNHMFFEMS